The Verrucomicrobiia bacterium genome has a window encoding:
- a CDS encoding type I phosphomannose isomerase catalytic subunit codes for MPTDSLLYPFKFNPIFKERVWGGRNLATLYRKSLPSSGPIGESWELSDRPGDASVIANGPLAGKNLRWLMENCQKELLGDVPAQNGLFPLLIKILDAEEKLSLQVHPPANKAAELGGDPKTEMWHITHAAPGAELYVGLKRGVTRKEFEQRILDGTVAECFHRVPVKAGDTMFLPSGRVHAIGAGLVIFEIQQNSDTTYRVFDWNRVGTDGKPRELHVPQSLASIDFTDFEPALVSSDFASAGRFKIRPLAKHPLFSVDAFRALSKETITFKQPRMKILAALENRVVVSGSNVDVQLQPGEFCLVPASVPDAQVHAEINASFLLIGAGETTH; via the coding sequence ATGCCGACTGATTCCCTGCTGTATCCATTCAAGTTCAATCCGATTTTCAAGGAACGCGTCTGGGGCGGGCGCAATCTCGCGACGTTGTATCGCAAGTCCCTCCCGTCTTCAGGCCCCATCGGTGAATCGTGGGAACTGAGTGATCGGCCAGGCGATGCCAGTGTTATTGCCAACGGCCCCCTCGCCGGAAAAAATCTCCGATGGCTGATGGAAAACTGCCAGAAGGAGCTGCTAGGCGATGTGCCGGCACAGAATGGGCTCTTCCCATTGCTGATCAAAATTCTCGATGCTGAGGAGAAATTGTCCCTGCAGGTGCATCCCCCTGCGAACAAGGCCGCGGAGCTCGGCGGCGATCCCAAAACGGAGATGTGGCACATCACGCATGCGGCGCCGGGTGCGGAATTGTACGTCGGCCTCAAACGCGGCGTCACACGGAAGGAATTCGAGCAGCGCATTCTCGATGGGACGGTCGCGGAGTGTTTTCATCGCGTCCCCGTCAAAGCAGGCGACACGATGTTTCTTCCCAGTGGCCGGGTTCATGCCATCGGGGCGGGCTTGGTGATCTTCGAAATTCAGCAGAACTCCGACACCACATATCGGGTCTTTGACTGGAACCGCGTTGGCACTGACGGCAAGCCGCGCGAACTTCACGTGCCCCAGTCGCTCGCCAGCATTGATTTCACCGACTTCGAACCAGCCCTCGTTTCGAGTGACTTCGCATCCGCGGGACGATTCAAAATCCGGCCTCTGGCAAAACACCCGTTGTTCAGTGTCGATGCTTTTCGTGCCTTGTCGAAGGAGACAATCACGTTCAAACAGCCGCGCATGAAGATTCTGGCCGCGCTCGAAAATCGAGTTGTCGTCAGCGGAAGCAACGTCGACGTCCAACTTCAACCTGGCGAATTCTGCCTCGTTCCGGCCAGTGTGCCCGATGCGCAGGTGCATGCGGAAATCAACGCCAGCTTCCTCCTGATTGGGGCTGGGGAAACAACGCACTAG
- the pgl gene encoding 6-phosphogluconolactonase, producing MNSGPKPRYDLKQYASADALAHSVASGLIEKFEAAERDRQPMHIALSGGRISRNLFQALTQLAAARGLSLNTIHFFWADERCLPPTDPESNFYTANELLFQPLNIATAQIHRIRGEAAPAAAAEQAEQEIRRVVAADPNGQPGLDLILLGLGEDGHVASLFPGESEAAVASPAVYRAVLNSPKPPPARVTLGFCAIAAAKEVWMLASGSGKERALSAALAGEDNPFGRVLRERPCTQIFSDIHGG from the coding sequence ATGAATAGCGGGCCTAAACCACGTTACGACCTCAAGCAGTATGCCAGCGCGGATGCGCTGGCCCACTCGGTGGCATCGGGTCTCATTGAGAAATTCGAAGCAGCGGAACGGGATCGGCAGCCCATGCATATCGCGCTTTCCGGCGGGCGAATTTCCAGGAACCTGTTTCAGGCGCTGACGCAACTGGCCGCAGCACGCGGGTTGTCCCTGAACACGATTCATTTCTTCTGGGCAGACGAACGCTGTTTGCCGCCCACTGATCCCGAAAGCAACTTCTACACAGCCAACGAATTGCTGTTTCAGCCGCTGAACATCGCCACAGCGCAGATCCACCGGATCCGCGGAGAAGCCGCGCCCGCAGCCGCAGCCGAACAGGCGGAACAGGAGATCAGGCGCGTGGTGGCCGCGGATCCCAACGGCCAGCCTGGCCTCGACCTGATCCTGCTGGGCCTCGGCGAGGACGGCCATGTTGCGTCATTATTTCCGGGGGAAAGCGAAGCTGCAGTGGCATCGCCCGCAGTTTACCGCGCGGTTCTCAATTCGCCGAAGCCTCCGCCGGCGCGCGTCACCTTGGGTTTTTGCGCAATCGCTGCCGCGAAAGAGGTTTGGATGCTCGCCTCCGGATCCGGCAAGGAACGCGCGCTCAGCGCAGCGCTGGCGGGGGAAGACAATCCGTTCGGGCGGGTGCTGCGTGAGCGTCCATGTACGCAGATCTTCAGTGACATCCACGGTGGCTAG
- a CDS encoding FG-GAP-like repeat-containing protein codes for MKTKPFATPYCPGFGSHNRKFAASIVIHVMRCFLALALFSTHGLAATPGPGSALQFDGTNGVVLLQNPAAPFPNPAGEFTIEFWAKPTALRDASAAEGNSGTAGTSGQRYAIFPDDGGNAYGASHASVGVSVGINGVAVFARGTAYFPPILAHNVSITNWTHIAVVVQTNRPRLYLNGTLVRTGVTSTKALHPSAGLGDPGFHYGHYQGQVDEIRIWKLARTASEIQAAMNLPLPENPNLVVLYYRLDEGSGDVITNATLESFDGQRFPSPAGFPAWVPSTAPVGVPLLATIPATQLQPDRAQLNAVVQPHGLATTAWFEWGGTTNYGNTTPPAALGSNFVSSSLGVTISNLAVGATYHFRAVASNSVGVVRGTNATFQTPFFGPIHSGLPLVAFGSGIFADMDTNGTLDVTLVGVGNTGFFSDVWLNSGGTLNRQFHALGQVQNAFATVADIDNDGRMDLSIMGSPISGELARLYRNTEGGMVEVAAAITQVRNGGMDWGDYDNDGLKDLALSGFSSTPPGGSFHTTIWRNTGSTVTNINAGLPGLTVSAVAWGDYDNDGLLDLAIQGGTGGASIVQIWRNNGTGFTNINAGLTGMNSGDLSWGDYDNDGRLDLLVSGFIALTSTTEVWRNTGAGFTNIQAAITGADSGSFWGDYNNDGRLDVVTMGTSGGGVRSTRVWQNNPDGFVQVPANLPAANQGTVAWGDYDRDGRLDILQIGYDGFAIFTDIWRNGSPATNTAPSAPAHLTAQPTSTGIQLAWYRASDAQTPSIGLTHNIRVGTTPGSANVVGPEANLSTGQRFVARMGNAQMRTNAFLNLPPGRYYWSVQGVDTAFEGGPWAPEQSFDVGGSRFTKLALHEPGTIQLTLAGYVGRTYAIKASADISAPPAQWQTVTNVLIGSPGVYEFTVPNLGEARYFRAEGL; via the coding sequence ATGAAGACGAAACCTTTTGCAACGCCCTATTGTCCCGGCTTTGGATCCCATAATCGGAAATTCGCAGCATCCATTGTCATTCATGTGATGCGATGCTTTCTCGCACTGGCATTGTTTTCAACGCATGGACTCGCTGCCACTCCCGGGCCGGGAAGCGCCTTGCAGTTCGACGGAACCAATGGCGTGGTTTTGCTGCAAAATCCTGCGGCGCCTTTCCCCAACCCAGCCGGCGAATTCACCATCGAATTTTGGGCCAAACCAACCGCACTGCGCGATGCAAGCGCAGCCGAGGGAAATTCCGGAACGGCCGGAACTTCGGGCCAGCGCTATGCCATCTTTCCAGATGACGGCGGCAACGCTTACGGCGCATCGCATGCCAGCGTCGGCGTGTCGGTGGGCATCAACGGTGTTGCTGTGTTCGCGCGCGGCACTGCCTACTTCCCGCCAATCCTTGCGCATAATGTGTCCATCACGAACTGGACGCATATTGCAGTCGTCGTGCAAACGAATCGCCCTCGGCTTTACCTGAATGGCACCCTCGTGCGAACCGGGGTGACATCCACAAAAGCGTTGCATCCCAGCGCAGGCCTGGGAGATCCGGGTTTCCATTACGGGCACTACCAGGGACAAGTCGACGAAATTCGAATCTGGAAGCTCGCCCGCACGGCATCCGAAATTCAAGCAGCGATGAACCTCCCGCTGCCCGAGAACCCGAATCTTGTGGTGCTCTATTACCGCCTGGATGAAGGCTCTGGCGATGTGATTACAAACGCGACGCTGGAATCTTTCGACGGCCAGCGTTTTCCCTCCCCCGCTGGCTTTCCGGCGTGGGTGCCGTCGACCGCTCCTGTGGGAGTGCCGCTGCTGGCGACGATCCCTGCGACGCAGCTTCAGCCGGATCGCGCGCAGTTGAACGCTGTGGTTCAGCCGCATGGCCTTGCGACAACAGCATGGTTCGAATGGGGCGGAACCACGAACTACGGCAACACCACGCCGCCTGCGGCCCTGGGCAGCAACTTCGTCAGCAGCTCGCTTGGCGTAACGATCTCCAACCTCGCCGTCGGCGCCACCTATCATTTCCGTGCGGTTGCGAGTAACAGCGTCGGAGTTGTCCGCGGAACCAATGCAACTTTCCAGACGCCCTTCTTTGGGCCCATTCACTCTGGCCTGCCCCTCGTCGCCTTCGGATCGGGGATCTTTGCCGACATGGACACCAACGGCACCCTGGATGTCACCCTCGTCGGAGTAGGGAATACAGGCTTTTTCTCGGACGTCTGGTTGAACTCGGGCGGGACGTTGAACCGCCAGTTCCACGCGTTGGGCCAGGTGCAGAACGCGTTCGCGACTGTCGCTGACATCGACAACGACGGTCGCATGGATCTTTCCATCATGGGCTCTCCCATTTCTGGCGAACTTGCACGCCTCTATCGCAACACAGAAGGGGGAATGGTCGAAGTTGCTGCGGCCATTACCCAGGTGCGAAACGGCGGGATGGATTGGGGCGATTACGACAACGACGGTTTGAAGGACCTCGCGCTTTCAGGCTTCAGCAGCACTCCACCCGGAGGATCGTTTCACACGACCATCTGGCGAAACACAGGTTCCACCGTCACCAACATCAATGCAGGCCTTCCAGGGTTAACCGTGAGCGCAGTGGCGTGGGGCGACTATGACAACGATGGGTTGCTGGATCTCGCAATCCAGGGCGGCACAGGCGGAGCTTCGATCGTTCAGATCTGGCGTAATAACGGCACGGGCTTCACCAACATCAACGCAGGCCTGACCGGAATGAACAGCGGGGATCTCTCGTGGGGCGATTATGACAACGACGGCCGGCTGGACTTGCTTGTTTCTGGATTCATCGCGTTAACATCGACAACCGAAGTCTGGCGCAACACGGGTGCAGGCTTCACCAACATCCAGGCGGCAATTACCGGCGCGGATAGCGGATCATTCTGGGGCGACTATAACAACGACGGGCGGCTCGATGTCGTTACGATGGGCACGAGTGGCGGCGGTGTGCGGAGCACACGCGTATGGCAGAACAACCCGGACGGGTTTGTCCAGGTTCCTGCGAATCTGCCGGCCGCAAACCAGGGAACGGTCGCGTGGGGCGACTATGATCGGGATGGGCGGCTGGACATCCTGCAAATTGGCTATGACGGCTTTGCGATCTTCACGGACATTTGGCGGAACGGTTCGCCAGCAACCAACACCGCGCCGTCCGCGCCCGCTCATCTGACCGCGCAACCCACTTCAACCGGCATTCAACTCGCGTGGTACCGGGCGTCTGACGCGCAAACGCCGTCGATCGGCCTCACACATAACATCCGCGTGGGCACAACTCCGGGCTCTGCCAATGTGGTGGGACCCGAAGCGAACCTTTCAACGGGCCAGCGCTTTGTTGCACGCATGGGCAACGCGCAAATGCGAACCAATGCCTTCCTGAACCTGCCGCCAGGCCGCTATTACTGGAGTGTGCAAGGAGTTGATACTGCATTTGAAGGCGGCCCATGGGCACCCGAACAAAGCTTTGACGTCGGAGGGAGCCGGTTCACGAAACTCGCATTGCATGAACCGGGCACCATTCAATTAACACTCGCGGGTTACGTTGGCCGCACATACGCGATCAAGGCGTCGGCCGACATTTCCGCGCCGCCCGCACAGTGGCAAACCGTCACCAACGTGCTGATTGGATCACCAGGCGTTTATGAATTCACGGTCCCGAACCTTGGCGAAGCGCGTTACTTTCGGGCGGAAGGCCTTTGA
- a CDS encoding acetyl-CoA carboxylase carboxyltransferase subunit alpha, translating into MKHQLDFEKPIVELQNKLAELKKHPETHSLGISFEDEIRMIEKKIEDTRRQIFTNLSAWQRVQLARHPKRPFTLDYFNTTFTDFSELHGDRLYAEDRAIVGGFARLGDHRLMVIGTQKGRDTKENIKRNFGSAHPEGYRKALRLVKMANKFGLPIVALIDTAGAYPGIGAEERHIAEAIAVNLREMMLLEVPIIAVVIGEGGSGGALGIGVADRVLILENAYYSVISPEGCAAILWKDRSASAKAAQALRITAKDLHELKLVDAVVPEPLGGAHTDPAQTGENLKANLLQHLEELLALSSSERLRLRYEKYRAFGHFQEKVATPAEPVPPAKASSRSVKAA; encoded by the coding sequence ATGAAACATCAACTCGACTTCGAAAAGCCGATTGTCGAACTGCAGAACAAGCTGGCTGAGTTGAAGAAGCATCCGGAAACTCATTCGCTGGGAATCAGCTTTGAGGACGAAATCCGGATGATCGAAAAGAAGATCGAAGACACACGGCGGCAGATCTTCACCAACCTTTCCGCCTGGCAGCGCGTCCAGCTCGCGCGGCATCCCAAGCGTCCCTTTACCCTCGATTATTTCAACACCACATTCACGGATTTTTCAGAATTGCATGGCGACCGCCTGTACGCTGAAGATCGCGCGATCGTCGGGGGCTTTGCCCGCCTCGGGGATCACCGCCTGATGGTCATTGGCACCCAAAAAGGCCGGGACACGAAGGAAAACATCAAACGGAACTTCGGATCAGCGCACCCGGAAGGCTACCGAAAGGCGCTGCGTCTCGTGAAAATGGCCAATAAGTTTGGCCTGCCCATCGTCGCATTAATCGATACCGCGGGCGCTTACCCCGGCATCGGGGCGGAGGAACGCCACATCGCCGAAGCCATCGCCGTCAACCTGCGCGAAATGATGCTCCTGGAAGTCCCCATCATTGCAGTCGTTATTGGCGAAGGCGGTTCGGGGGGAGCGCTTGGAATCGGCGTGGCCGATCGCGTCCTGATTCTCGAAAACGCCTATTACTCGGTGATCAGTCCCGAAGGATGCGCCGCAATTCTTTGGAAGGATCGATCCGCTTCCGCCAAGGCCGCCCAGGCCTTGCGGATCACAGCCAAAGACCTGCACGAACTGAAACTCGTCGATGCCGTTGTGCCCGAGCCGCTGGGCGGTGCGCATACCGACCCCGCGCAAACCGGCGAGAACCTGAAAGCGAACCTGCTTCAACACCTCGAAGAACTGCTGGCGTTGTCCTCATCGGAACGCCTGCGATTGCGATACGAGAAGTACCGCGCGTTCGGCCACTTTCAGGAAAAGGTCGCAACCCCGGCCGAACCGGTTCCTCCAGCAAAGGCGTCCTCGCGATCCGTCAAAGCCGCCTAA
- a CDS encoding phage holin family protein has product MSPNIKRFLQTWAINTLAVLVAVSILPGIRYERIVDLFVASLLLGVLNAFVRPILLLMALPLLIFSLGLFIFVINALLLYFIGSILTGFHVDSFWWAFGGALVISTVSFFLNLLTGNKRGRIETQRPPNPPDPGPPGKGPIIDV; this is encoded by the coding sequence ATGTCACCAAACATTAAACGTTTTCTGCAGACCTGGGCCATCAACACACTGGCTGTGTTGGTCGCCGTGTCCATCCTCCCTGGAATTCGCTACGAGCGCATCGTTGATCTATTTGTAGCATCGCTGCTGCTCGGCGTTCTGAACGCGTTTGTCCGGCCGATCCTCCTCCTGATGGCGTTGCCTCTCCTGATCTTTTCACTCGGCTTGTTCATCTTCGTGATTAATGCGCTGCTCCTGTATTTCATCGGCTCCATCCTCACGGGATTCCATGTGGACAGCTTCTGGTGGGCGTTTGGCGGCGCACTCGTCATCTCCACGGTCTCATTTTTCCTGAATCTCCTGACAGGCAATAAGCGGGGAAGAATCGAAACACAACGTCCGCCCAACCCACCCGATCCCGGACCACCGGGCAAGGGTCCAATCATTGACGTGTAA
- the trmB gene encoding tRNA (guanosine(46)-N7)-methyltransferase TrmB, translated as MRPTAPETPNLVYDLPSIVRRLDLGELFPVAQPLEVELGSGDGSFLLNYAKQHPDRNFVGVERLLGRITKLHRKGTRMGLLNLRGVRIESSYFLEFLLPPEAAAAIHVYFPDPWPKLKHRRHRLINERFPSLARAALKTGGVVYLRTDDADYHEQMLRVFAADTRFEASDISEELKAIVTDFEKHFNAQGIPTRHAAYQRVQ; from the coding sequence ATGCGTCCGACCGCGCCTGAAACGCCCAATCTCGTTTACGACCTGCCGTCCATTGTCAGGCGGCTGGACCTCGGCGAACTCTTTCCCGTGGCACAGCCGCTCGAAGTCGAGCTCGGATCAGGTGACGGGTCGTTCCTGCTGAATTACGCAAAACAGCATCCCGACCGCAATTTTGTTGGGGTCGAACGCTTGTTGGGCCGCATCACAAAATTGCATCGCAAGGGAACGCGGATGGGTTTGCTGAATCTTCGCGGAGTGCGAATTGAATCGAGCTACTTCCTCGAGTTCCTCCTGCCGCCGGAAGCTGCGGCCGCCATTCACGTCTATTTCCCTGATCCCTGGCCGAAGTTGAAGCACCGGCGTCATCGGCTCATCAACGAACGTTTTCCATCGCTTGCCCGTGCCGCTTTGAAAACCGGCGGGGTGGTTTACCTGCGCACCGACGACGCCGATTATCACGAGCAGATGTTGCGGGTGTTTGCGGCGGACACCCGTTTTGAGGCCAGTGACATCTCCGAAGAGCTGAAAGCGATCGTCACCGATTTTGAGAAACACTTCAATGCGCAGGGCATTCCCACCCGCCATGCCGCGTATCAGCGCGTGCAGTAA